A single Parabacteroides timonensis DNA region contains:
- the nadD gene encoding nicotinate (nicotinamide) nucleotide adenylyltransferase: METTIKKLKTGIFSGSFNPVHIGHLALANWLCEFAGLDELWFLITPHNPLKDREELMDDQLRYELVEAAIAGYPKFRASDFEFSLPLPTYTIDTLRALDRTYPDRQFHFIMGADNWAFIKRWKESDVLISSYPILIYPRKGYEIILPANFPDIRAVEAPLMEVSSTFIRQSLKDGKDVRFFLPEAIRNHKCLSNI; encoded by the coding sequence GTGGAAACGACAATAAAGAAACTAAAAACCGGAATCTTTTCCGGCTCGTTCAATCCGGTTCACATCGGCCATCTGGCATTAGCCAACTGGTTGTGTGAATTTGCCGGACTGGATGAACTCTGGTTTCTTATCACTCCACACAATCCTCTGAAAGACCGCGAAGAATTAATGGACGACCAGCTTCGTTATGAATTAGTCGAAGCAGCTATCGCCGGTTATCCGAAATTCCGCGCCAGCGATTTTGAGTTTTCTCTTCCCCTGCCGACCTATACGATCGACACGCTCCGGGCTCTCGACCGTACCTATCCTGACCGTCAGTTCCATTTTATCATGGGAGCCGACAACTGGGCTTTCATAAAACGCTGGAAAGAATCCGATGTACTCATATCCAGCTATCCGATTCTGATCTATCCCCGTAAAGGATATGAAATCATTCTACCGGCAAACTTTCCGGATATTCGTGCAGTAGAAGCACCATTGATGGAAGTCTCATCTACTTTTATTCGGCAATCTTTAAAAGACGGCAAAGACGTACGTTTTTTCCTTCCAGAAGCGATACGTAATCATAAGTGCCTTTCAAATATATAA
- the lysS gene encoding lysine--tRNA ligase codes for MNLLELSEQEIIRRNSMEQLRQMGIEPYPAAEYVTNAFSNEIKASFKDDAEPRPVSIAGRIMSRRIMGKASFMELQDSEGRIQVYISRDDICPDENKDLYNVVFKKLLDIGDIVGIKGFVFRTQMGEISVHAQEITVLSKSLRPLPVVKYKDGVAYDGFNDPELRYRQRYVDLIVNDGVKDIFMKRAKVIKTMRAVLDDAGYTEVETPILQSIAGGASARPFITHHNSLDIDLYLRIATELYLKRLIVGGFEGVYEIGKNFRNEGMDRTHNPEFTCVELYVQYKDYNWMMSFTEQLLEKICMAVNGTCETVVDGKTISFKAPFRRLPILEAIKEKTGYDLEGKSEDEIRAICKELKMEIDDTMGKGKLIDEIFGEFCEGTFIQPTFIIDYPVEMSPLTKMHRSKPGLTERFELMVNGKELANAYSELNDPIDQEERFKDQLKLSEKGDDEAMFIDQDFLRALQFGMPPTSGIGIGIDRLVMLMTGQTTIQEVLFFPQMRPEKTVKKDTADKYVALGIDEAWVPALQKAGYITVDTLKELNPNKLRQELCEMNKKYKLELQNPAAEEVEAWIANAAK; via the coding sequence ATGAATCTATTAGAACTGAGTGAACAGGAAATCATAAGACGCAATAGCATGGAGCAATTGCGCCAAATGGGGATAGAACCTTATCCCGCTGCCGAGTATGTAACAAACGCATTTTCCAATGAAATAAAAGCATCCTTTAAAGACGATGCCGAACCTCGTCCTGTAAGTATTGCCGGACGCATCATGAGCCGCCGTATCATGGGTAAGGCTTCTTTCATGGAGCTGCAGGATTCTGAAGGCAGAATACAGGTGTATATCTCCCGTGATGATATTTGTCCGGATGAAAACAAAGATTTATATAACGTCGTTTTCAAAAAGTTGCTCGATATCGGAGACATCGTCGGAATCAAAGGTTTTGTATTCCGCACACAGATGGGTGAAATCTCTGTACATGCACAAGAGATAACGGTATTGTCCAAATCACTCAGACCGCTGCCGGTCGTTAAATACAAAGACGGTGTTGCCTATGACGGATTCAACGATCCCGAACTGCGCTATCGCCAGCGTTATGTCGACCTGATCGTAAACGATGGCGTAAAGGATATTTTCATGAAACGTGCAAAAGTGATCAAAACAATGCGCGCTGTGCTCGACGATGCCGGATATACGGAAGTAGAAACTCCGATCCTTCAGTCTATCGCCGGTGGTGCAAGTGCACGTCCGTTTATCACGCATCATAACTCATTAGATATCGACCTCTATCTGCGTATCGCAACCGAACTGTATCTGAAAAGACTGATCGTCGGCGGTTTCGAAGGGGTTTACGAAATCGGCAAAAACTTCCGTAACGAAGGTATGGACCGGACACACAACCCGGAATTTACCTGCGTGGAACTATATGTGCAGTATAAGGATTACAACTGGATGATGAGTTTCACGGAACAACTGCTGGAAAAGATCTGTATGGCTGTCAACGGCACATGCGAAACCGTAGTCGACGGTAAGACCATCAGCTTCAAGGCTCCTTTCCGTCGTCTGCCTATTCTGGAAGCCATCAAGGAAAAGACCGGTTACGACCTGGAAGGCAAGAGCGAAGATGAAATCCGTGCAATTTGTAAAGAATTGAAGATGGAGATCGACGATACAATGGGTAAAGGTAAACTGATCGATGAAATCTTCGGAGAATTCTGCGAAGGTACATTTATCCAGCCGACATTCATTATCGACTATCCGGTTGAAATGAGCCCATTGACCAAAATGCATCGCAGCAAACCGGGACTAACAGAACGTTTCGAATTGATGGTGAACGGTAAAGAGTTGGCAAACGCTTATAGCGAGCTGAACGACCCAATCGACCAGGAAGAACGTTTCAAAGATCAGTTGAAGTTGAGCGAAAAAGGAGACGACGAAGCGATGTTCATCGACCAAGACTTCTTACGCGCACTGCAATTCGGTATGCCTCCGACATCCGGTATCGGTATCGGTATCGACCGTTTGGTGATGTTGATGACAGGACAGACGACGATCCAGGAAGTTTTATTCTTCCCGCAGATGCGTCCGGAAAAAACAGTAAAGAAAGATACTGCTGATAAATATGTAGCATTAGGAATCGACGAAGCTTGGGTTCCTGCTTTACAAAAAGCCGGATATATAACCGTCGATACTCTGAAAGAGTTAAATCCTAACAAGTTACGTCAGGAGCTTTGCGAAATGAACAAGAAGTATAAGTTGGAACTGCAAAACCCTGCGGCCGAAGAGGTTGAAGCGTGGATTGCAAATGCGGCTAAATAA
- a CDS encoding NAD(P)H-dependent glycerol-3-phosphate dehydrogenase: MNLPGKIAIMGGGSWATALAKIVLSTQDSINWYMRRQDQVDDFIKTGHNPSYLSAVKFDTDKINFYTDINAAIEDSDTLIFATPSPFLKQHLMKVTTPLTDKFIISAIKGIVPDENMLIADYFTEYYNVPQENIAVIGGPCHAEEIALERLSYITLACSKIENARAVAPVFQNPYLNNYCCKDVRGIEYASVLKNVYAIVAGICHGMKYGDNFLAVFICNAIEEMRNFLNSVHSLERDVTDSVYLGDLLVTAYSRFSRNRTFGTMIGKGYSVKIAQLEMEMIAEGYYGTKCIHEINEKYKVNMPILDALYDILYEKKSPTTVIRQLTETFK, from the coding sequence ATGAATTTACCCGGAAAAATTGCAATAATGGGAGGCGGTAGCTGGGCTACTGCCTTAGCCAAGATTGTACTTTCTACACAGGATAGCATTAACTGGTACATGCGCCGTCAGGACCAGGTGGATGATTTTATAAAAACAGGGCATAACCCCAGTTATCTCTCTGCCGTCAAGTTCGATACGGATAAAATTAATTTTTATACAGACATCAACGCCGCAATCGAGGATTCCGATACCTTGATTTTCGCAACACCTTCTCCGTTCCTGAAACAGCATTTGATGAAGGTGACTACTCCTTTGACCGATAAGTTTATCATTTCGGCCATCAAAGGTATTGTTCCGGATGAAAACATGCTGATCGCAGATTACTTTACGGAATATTATAATGTTCCGCAAGAAAACATTGCAGTGATCGGTGGTCCATGCCATGCAGAAGAGATTGCTCTCGAACGCCTCTCCTATATCACCCTGGCTTGTTCCAAGATAGAAAATGCACGGGCGGTAGCTCCGGTGTTTCAGAATCCATATCTGAACAACTACTGCTGCAAAGATGTTAGAGGTATAGAATATGCATCCGTCCTCAAAAATGTATATGCTATCGTTGCCGGTATCTGTCACGGTATGAAATACGGGGATAACTTTTTGGCAGTCTTCATCTGTAACGCAATCGAAGAGATGCGGAATTTCCTGAATTCGGTACATAGCCTGGAGCGGGATGTTACCGACTCTGTTTATCTCGGAGACTTGCTGGTGACAGCTTATTCACGTTTCAGCCGTAACCGTACTTTCGGAACTATGATCGGGAAAGGATACTCTGTCAAGATAGCCCAACTTGAAATGGAAATGATAGCCGAAGGATACTACGGGACAAAATGTATTCATGAAATAAATGAGAAATATAAGGTAAACATGCCGATCCTGGATGCCTTATACGATATATTATATGAAAAGAAATCGCCGACTACCGTTATACGGCAGTTGACAGAAACATTTAAATAG
- a CDS encoding glucose-6-phosphate isomerase, whose protein sequence is MKNISLNIDKALGAVTKEQVYAQEAKANECIATLHNGNGAGNDFLGWLHLPSSITDAELTDIENTANVLRSKCEVVVAIGIGGSYLGTKAVVEALNNSFDWLQSDRKNPVVLYAGQNIGEDYLYELCEVLKDKQFGLINISKSGTTTEPALAFRMLKKQLEDAVGKEEAKHRIVAITDARRGALRTLADQEGYKTFIIPDNVGGRFSVLTPVGLLPIAVAGISIRDLVSGAVSLEKATGIEVPFKENLSAIYAATRNELYKSGKKIEILANFHPKLHYIGEWWKQLYGESEGKDGKGIFPASVDLTTDLHSMGQWIQEGERIIFETVISVEEPEHKVIVPTDEANLDGLNFLAGKRVDEVNKMAELGTQLAHVDGGVPNIKITMPAVNAYYIGQLFYFFEKACGISGYMLGVNPFDQPGVEAYKKNMFALLNKPGYEKESEAIRAKL, encoded by the coding sequence ATGAAAAACATCAGTCTTAACATCGACAAAGCACTGGGCGCTGTTACAAAGGAACAGGTGTACGCACAGGAAGCTAAGGCAAACGAATGTATTGCCACTTTACATAACGGAAACGGAGCAGGTAACGACTTTCTGGGTTGGCTCCATCTTCCCTCTTCTATCACAGACGCAGAGTTAACTGACATCGAAAATACAGCTAATGTGCTTCGTTCCAAATGCGAAGTTGTCGTAGCTATCGGTATCGGAGGAAGTTACTTGGGAACAAAGGCCGTTGTTGAAGCCCTGAACAACAGCTTCGACTGGTTACAGTCCGACCGTAAGAACCCGGTAGTTTTATATGCCGGACAAAATATCGGTGAAGACTATCTGTACGAACTGTGCGAAGTACTGAAAGATAAACAATTCGGTCTGATCAATATATCTAAATCAGGTACGACTACGGAACCTGCCCTTGCATTCCGTATGCTGAAAAAACAATTGGAAGATGCCGTAGGTAAAGAGGAAGCTAAACACCGTATCGTTGCCATCACCGATGCCAGGAGAGGTGCCCTTCGTACACTGGCTGACCAGGAAGGTTACAAGACATTTATCATCCCCGATAATGTAGGCGGACGTTTCTCCGTACTGACTCCGGTTGGTTTATTGCCTATCGCAGTAGCAGGTATCAGCATTCGCGATCTGGTTTCCGGTGCTGTTTCCCTGGAAAAAGCAACAGGTATCGAAGTTCCTTTCAAAGAAAACCTGTCAGCTATCTACGCTGCAACCCGCAACGAATTATATAAGAGCGGTAAGAAGATTGAAATCCTTGCCAACTTCCACCCGAAACTTCATTACATCGGCGAATGGTGGAAACAGTTATACGGTGAAAGTGAAGGCAAAGACGGAAAAGGTATTTTCCCGGCTTCTGTCGACCTGACAACTGATCTGCACTCTATGGGTCAATGGATACAGGAAGGTGAACGTATTATCTTCGAAACAGTAATATCTGTAGAAGAGCCAGAACACAAAGTGATCGTTCCGACCGACGAAGCAAACCTGGACGGATTGAATTTCCTTGCAGGCAAACGCGTGGACGAAGTAAATAAGATGGCAGAACTGGGTACTCAGCTGGCACACGTTGACGGTGGCGTTCCTAACATCAAGATCACGATGCCGGCAGTAAATGCTTATTACATCGGTCAGTTGTTCTACTTCTTTGAAAAAGCTTGTGGTATCAGCGGTTATATGCTGGGAGTTAATCCGTTCGACCAACCGGGTGTTGAAGCTTACAAGAAAAACATGTTCGCGCTTTTGAACAAGCCTGGATATGAAAAAGAAAGTGAAGCTATCCGTGCAAAATTATAA
- a CDS encoding HAD-IA family hydrolase: protein MIQEAINRYLLKHKQNTLSPKAVLFDMDGVLYDSMRFHARAWYETAMNHQLQAVKEDFYMFEGRTGESTINELYQRTFQRDATDKEKQEIYDEKAMLFNKYNDGKAMTGAGEVLKQAKSHGLQTLVVTGSGQHSLINKLEHTYPGCFTREKMVTAFDVKYGKPHPEPYLMGLEKAGVKANEAFVVENAPMGVEAGTAAGIFTIAVNTGPLPDKVLLDAGADLLYPDMTSLANDWNNIIACIKAI, encoded by the coding sequence ATGATACAAGAAGCTATCAACCGTTATCTGCTAAAACATAAGCAGAATACTCTTTCCCCCAAAGCTGTACTTTTCGATATGGATGGTGTACTCTACGACTCAATGCGCTTCCACGCCCGAGCCTGGTACGAAACAGCAATGAACCATCAACTTCAGGCTGTAAAAGAAGATTTCTATATGTTTGAAGGCCGTACCGGAGAAAGTACCATCAACGAGTTATACCAGCGCACATTTCAGCGTGACGCAACAGATAAAGAGAAACAGGAGATATACGACGAAAAAGCAATGCTTTTCAACAAATACAACGACGGTAAAGCAATGACCGGTGCCGGAGAAGTACTAAAGCAGGCTAAAAGTCATGGATTACAGACACTGGTCGTCACCGGTTCCGGGCAACACAGCCTGATCAATAAGCTGGAACATACTTATCCTGGTTGTTTTACCCGCGAAAAAATGGTTACAGCTTTCGATGTAAAGTACGGTAAACCTCATCCCGAACCTTACCTGATGGGACTGGAAAAAGCCGGAGTAAAAGCAAATGAAGCATTCGTTGTAGAGAATGCTCCTATGGGTGTCGAAGCAGGAACTGCCGCCGGTATCTTCACTATTGCAGTCAACACCGGCCCCCTCCCCGACAAAGTGTTGTTGGATGCAGGCGCCGACTTATTATATCCGGATATGACGAGC